From a region of the Syngnathoides biaculeatus isolate LvHL_M chromosome 2, ASM1980259v1, whole genome shotgun sequence genome:
- the LOC133508345 gene encoding neural cell adhesion molecule L1-like protein isoform X3 has product MRLAGSLQLVLLLALSTEATSLNIPPDVEQLPTIIFHTTGPIIALPYDNSVTIRCEARGNPPPEYRWMKDDLDFIPPQPSTIRSDQFTTNGTFVLQNKSLARFQGKYRCYASNKLGTAMTETIELIVPSMPKFPKETIETIVVEEGKPFVLHCNPPEGVPPRKIHWMSIGLQHIDQDTRVSMGTDGSLYFSHALQKDSRLDYCCFADFLRIRTIVQKPAMAVEVKPWTPEYESAESSDASHPVRTPSLLLPSGVQTEKVLLKGAELQLECIPGGYPTPEIEWMKMGEKLTARAKFDNFGKLLTIAAIEECDEGKYMCLAKNSAGQAVHYFDVIVEEPPKWLTVPPHSQLTVIGSDVHIKCSVSGKPQPDITWRKNGQIFEDDPVNNKRVLDDSLVLHNAVPDDSGVYQCEAVNRHGVVLSNINIMVMNMAPLILTEDYREYAVIRGENVTMNCSAFGSPPPTISWAKDETPETIEGERFVALQNGSLQISSLENKDSSEYLCVADNSEGKSSITAVLAVKDPTHIVNGPQDKQVISGTTAQLTCQAEYDKSLEDSFEVLWIKDGEKMTLSTEEESRYFVGDGMLQIMNVNLSDQGVYACVARTRLDQDNVTALLTVLDVPDAPQNVEINELTNQRNIRLAWVPGSDHNSSVIEFIVECEESQWEPGKWKELRKVPGNQATAELVLHGHLNYQFRVYAVNAVGPGPPSEPPVRYKTPPAAPDRNPEDIKIQGHLPNQMDISWEPLLSVEHNGPGLEYKVSYRKLAVEDTWTEQLVKRNFFTVRNTSTFIPYEIKIQSRNSHGWGPEPRIATGYSGEDVPTAAPRDVAVEVINTTVLRVSWTPVPPATLRGHLRGYHVHLLRKRSFLNPDKILDERHTLSFPGKRTHAIVPSLQAFSEYSLTVNVFNKKGNGPSSDPVTFNSPEGVPEQVPILTTSNALKDSIQLVWAPPLVANGILTGYLLQYHHINETTKEVLDSREMNITVPDTTHWQLGGLEEGSLYLFHLSACTRAGCGPPLAQESSTVTPAPVAVQQRNISTKGWFIGTMCAVALLTLVVLALCFMWRKQGGKYAGTPPPGRQDMLAMDKVKEKEDLHPNEESQAINDDTFCEYSDSDEKPLRGSLCFLNGDDVVGDSVSRDCLVDYADGGGEFSEDGSFIGEYSGHKQSNSVTEPNGFGPVTA; this is encoded by the exons ATGAGGCTGGCAGGGAGTCTCCAGCTTGTCTTGCTGCTGGCCCTGAGCACCGAGGCCACAAGTCTCAATATCCCTCCAGACG TGGAGCAGCTGCCTACTATTATATTTCACACAACGGGGCCCATTATTGCCCTTCCGTACGACAACAGTGTGACTATCAGATGTGAAGCAAGGGGAAACCCACCGCCTGA ATACAGATGGATGAAAGATGATCTCGACTTTATCCCTCCCCAGCCTTCAACAATCAGAAGTGACCAATTTACCACAAATGGTACTTTCGTGCTTCAGAACAAAAGCCTTGCTCGATTTCAAGGTAAATATCGATGCTATGCTTCCAACAAGCTGGGAACCGCCATGACGGAGACCATTGAGCTAATAGTACCTA GTATGCCAAAATTTCCGAAGGAAACAATAGAAACAATTGTTGTTGAGGAGGGAAAACCTTTCGTCCTGCATTGTAACCCACCAGAGGGCGTTCCACCAAGAAAGATCCACTGGATGTCCATTG GTCTGCAGCACATTGATCAGGATACGAGGGTTTCCATGGGCACTGATGGCAGCCTGTACTTCTCTCATGCCTTACAGAAAGACAGTCGTCTGGACTATTGCTGCTTTGCTGACTTTCTCCGTATACGCACAATCGTACAGAAGCCCGCTATGGCAGTTGAGGTCAAGCCGT GGACACCAGAGTATGAATCTGCTGAGAGCAGTGACGCCA GCCACCCTGTGAGAACACCCAGCCTTCTGCTTCCCTCTGGTGTTCAGACTGAGAAAGTGCTCTTGAAAGGAGCAGAGCTTCAGCTTGAATGCATACCAGGAGGATA TCCCACTCCAGAGATAGAATGGATGAAGATGGGAGAGAAACTTACCGCTCGAGCAAAATTTGACAACTTTGGAAAACTGTTGACGATAGCTGCAATAGAGGAATGTGATGAGGGCAAATACATGTGCCTAGCCAAAAACTCAGCTGGACAGGCTGTCCATTACTTTGATGTAATAGTAGAAG AGCCTCCAAAGTGGCTGACAGTGCCGCCTCACAGCCAGCTAACTGTGATCGGCTCTGATGTGCACATCAAGTGTTCGGTCAGCGGGAAACCACAACCAGACATAACGTGgagaaaaaatggacaaatcttTGAAG atgACCCCGTGAACAACAAACGAGTACTTGATGACTCATTGGTGCTCCACAATGCCGTGCCAGATGACAGCGGTGTCTACCAGTGTGAAGCAGTCAACAGACATGGTGTTGTTCTAAGCAACATTAACATCATGGTCATGA ACATGGCTCCCCTGATCCTAACCGAGGACTACCGGGAGTATGCAGTGATACGTGGCGAGAACGTGACCATGAACTGCAGCGCTTTTGGCTCGCCACCTCCTACCATCTCTTG gGCCAAAGATGAGACTCCAGAAACCATTGAGGGAGAAAGATTTGTTGCCCTTCAAAATGGGTCGTTACAAATCTCCAGTCTGGAGAACAAAGACAGCAGCGAATACCTCTGTGTGGCTGATAACAGCGAGGGCAAGTCCTCTATCACGGCTGTGCTGGCAGTGAAAG ACCCCACACATATTGTAAATGGACCTCAGGACAAGCAGGTCATCAGCGGGACCACAGCCCAGTTGACATGTCAGGCTGAATATGATAAAAGTCTAGAGGACTCCTTTGAGGTGCTTTGGATAAAGGACGGGGAGAAAATGACACTTTCCACAGAGGAGGAGTCCAG GTACTTCGTGGGTGATGGCATGTTGCAGATCATGAACGTGAACCTGAGTGATCAAGGTGTTTATGCATGCGTAGCCAGAACGCGTCTGGATCAGGATAATGTTACCGCCCTTCTCACGGTGCTTG ATGTTCCCGATGCCCCACAAAATGTAGAGATAAATGAACTCACGAATCAGAGAAATATCCGTCTGGCTTGGGTACCTGGCAGTGACCACAACAGCTCCGTAATAG AATTCATTGTGGAGTGTGAGGAGAGCCAATGGGAGCCAGGCAAGTGGAAGGAGCTCCGCAAAGTCCCTGGTAACCAGGCAACAGCTGAGCTGGTGCTCCACGGACATCTTAActaccagttcagagtgtacgctGTGAATGCTGTTGGACCTGGGCCCCCCAGTGAGCCCCCTGTGCGCTACAAAACCCCCCCAGCTG CGCCCGATAGGAACCCAGAAGACATTAAAATCCAAGGCCATCTACCAAATCAGATGGACATTAGCTGGGAG CCACTGTTGTCTGTTGAACACAACGGCCCAGGCCTGGAGTACAAGGTGAGCTACAGGAAACTTGCAGTGGAAGACACGTGGACAGAACAGTTGGTGAAACGAAACTTCTTCACTGTGAGAAACACATCAACGTTCATCCCATACGAGATCAAAATTCAGAGCAGGAATAGTCACGGATGGGGACCAGAGCCACGAATTGCTACCGGTTATTCTGGAGAAGATG TTCCAACTGCAGCGCCGCGGGATGTGGCAGTGGAAGTTATTAACACAACTGTTCTGAGAGTGAGCTGGACACCGGTTCCGCCTGCCACACTGAGAGGTCACCTAAGGGGGTACCAC GTTCACTTGCTGAGGAAGCGAAGTTTCCTGAATCCTGACAAGATTTTGGATGAGCGCCACACACTGTCATTCCCCGGGAAGAGGACGCATGCCATTGTGCCCAGCCTTCAAGCTTTCTCCGAGTATTCACTCACTGTCAATGTCTTCAACAAGAAGGGAAATGGGCCTAGCAGTGATCCAGTCACCTTCAATTCACCAGAAGGAG TTCCAGAACAGGTACCCATTCTGACCACGTCCAATGCCTTGAAAGATTCCATCCAGCTTGTATGGGCTCCACCCCTGGTGGCAAATGGCATTTTGACTGGCTACCTCCTACAGTACCACCACA TTAATGAGACCACAAAGGAGGTGCTTGATTCCCGGGAAATGAACATCACAGTGCCCGACACCACCCACTGGCAGCTGGGGGGTTTAGAAGAGGGCAGCCTCTACCTCTTTCACCTCAGTGCCTGCACCCGAGCAGGGTGTGGACCTCCACTGGCACAAGAGAGCAGCACTGTCACTCCAGCCC CCGTGGCAGTTCAACAGAGAAACATATCCACAAAGGGCTGGTTCATCGGCACCATGTGCGCTGTGGCTCTCCTCACGCTCGTCGTCCTCGCTTTGTGCTTTATGTGGAGAAAGCAAGGTGGCAAGTATGCAGGTACGCCACCGCCTGGGAGACAAGACATGCTCGCCATGGACAAAG